One region of Etheostoma cragini isolate CJK2018 chromosome 16, CSU_Ecrag_1.0, whole genome shotgun sequence genomic DNA includes:
- the ier5l gene encoding immediate early response gene 5-like protein, whose protein sequence is MIHTMECAADAQSLISISLMKIHNSRTQRGGIKLHKNLLVSYVLRNARQVYVKEKYAEIYRMQQYEEVMTVCNEIQELNPLDLDAEDADDEEQTRAACCGEEVSLCGSACHRDAAQPAAHARTASALFGCSPLEDGGKEPDPSYYRSCCMEAVPVSQCDQFPANGSAHCNKTTVLDLDTHVVTTVENGYLHQDCCCDAFQCGQGAQSPAKKRKVEFGFCTSDGEEVSDFTSARKRAKREDCSYFHLDYTDTSNISNLISIFGSGFTGLLSRQADLDQICSKQVLASLGAWTRAIVAF, encoded by the coding sequence ATGATCCACACCATGGAATGCGCAGCGGACGCGCAAAGCCTCATCTCCATTTCCTTAATGAAGATCCACAACTCCAGGACGCAGAGAGGGGGGATCAAGCTGCACAAAAACCTGCTCGTCTCCTACGTGCTGCGGAACGCCAGGCAGGTCTACGTCAAGGAGAAATACGCGGAGATCTACAGGATGCAGCAGTACGAGGAGGTGATGACCGTCTGCAACGAGATCCAGGAGCTCAACCCGCTGGATCTGGACGCTGAGGACGCCGACGACGAGGAGCAGACGCGGGCTGCTTGCTGCGGCGAAGAGGTGAGCCTCTGCGGGTCTGCGTGCCACCGAGACGCAGCGCAGCCAGCGGCGCACGCCCGGACAGCGAGCGCTCTTTTCGGCTGCTCTCCCCTGGAGGACGGAGGCAAAGAACCGGATCCATCCTACTATCGAAGCTGCTGCATGGAGGCTGTCCCCGTGTCCCAGTGTGACCAGTTTCCCGCAAACGGCAGCGCGCACTGCAACAAAACCACAGTGCTGGATTTGGACACGCATGTGGTAACCACGGTGGAGAACGGCTACCTCCACCAGGACTGCTGCTGCGACGCGTTCCAGTGCGGCCAGGGCGCGCAGTCCCCGGCCAAGAAACGGAAGGTCGAGTTCGGCTTTTGTACATCCGACGGCGAGGAGGTGTCGGATTTTACATCGGCACGCAAGCGGGCGAAACGCGAGGACTGTTCCTACTTCCACCTAGACTACACAGACACTTCCAACATCTCCAACCTAATCTCCATCTTCGGATCGGGGTTTACAGGGCTGCTGAGCAGACAGGCGGACTTGGACCAGATCTGTAGTAAACAGGTCCTGGCCAGTCTGGGGGCATGGACCCGAGCGATTGTGGCATTTTGA